A stretch of DNA from Serinibacter arcticus:
GACGATCGACGACGCCGCCCGCGAGGCCGGGCGCGACCCGCGCGAGATCCGTCGGCTGCTCAACATCTCCGGTGCCTTCAGCACCCGCACGACCGGCCCGCTCCAGGGCCCGCCCGAGCGCTGGGTCGAGGAGCTGCTCGCACTCGCCGTCGAGCACGGAGTCGGCACGTTCATCCTGGCCACGGACGACCCGGCCACCGTGGCGACCTTCGCCCAGGAGGTCGTCCCTGACCTGCGCGAGCGCGTCGCCGTCGAGCGCCGCGGCCGCGGCACCGCCACCGGCCCCGTCCTCAGCCCCCGCGCCGCCGCGCTGCGCCGGGACGGGATCGACTACGACGGGCTGCCGGCCTCGCTGGTGGGCTCCGCCGTCGAGCCCGGCTCGTTCTCCTACGCCCAGCACCGCGCGACGTACATGCGGGGCGGCCGTCCGGGCCTCGTCCTGCGTCCGGGCACGACGGCGGAGGTCGTCGAGGCGCTCGCGTTCGCCCGCGAGCAGCCCGTGCTCGAGCAGGTGCCGCTCTCGATCCGCTCGGGCGGTCACGGGATCTCGGGGCGCTCGACGAACGACGGCGGGATCGTCCTCGACGTCGGCCGGCTCGACTCGATCGAGGTGCTCGACGTCGAGCGTCGCCTCGTGCGCATCGGGCCGGGCGCGCGGTGGGGAGCCGTCGCGGCGGCGCTCGACAGCCACGGCTGGGCGATCAGCTCGGGCGACTACGGCGGGGTCGCCGTCGGGGGGCTGGCCACCGCGGGCGGCGTGGGCTTCCTGGGTCGCGAGCACGGGCTGACGATCGACGCCGTGCGCGCCGCGGAGGTCGTGCTCGCCGACGGGCAGGTGCTCCGGGTGACCGACACCGAGCACCCGGAGATCTTCTGGGCGCTGCGGGGCGCGGGCGCGAACGTCGGCGTCGTCACCGCCGTCGAGATCGAAGCGGCGGAGGTGGGGGACGTCGGCTGGGTCCAGCTGGCGTTCGACGCGAGCGACGTGACCGACTTCCTCACCGGGTTCGGCGCGGCGATCGAGGCCTCGCCGCGCGACGTCACGCTGTTCCTCATCATGGGGGCGCCGCAGCGCGACGGCCGCGTGATCGCCCAGGTCTACGGCGTCGTCGACCACAGTGACCCCGACACCGTGATCGAGCGGCTGCAGCCGTTCGCGGCGCTCGCGCCGCTGGTCGGCCAGCAGGTGCAGATGGCGCGGTACGCGCATGTGCTGGCAGGCGCCTCCGACGCGGCGCACGCCGCCGTCGGCGAGCCGCACTCGCGCTCGACCCTCGTGGAGCACCTGACGCCCGAGCTGGCGCGCGACGTCGCGACGCTGCTGCGCTCCGGGGCGACGCACTTCTTCTCGGTGCGGTCTGTCGGCGGCGCGATCTCCGACATCGCGGCCGACGCGACGGCCTACGCGGGCCGGTCGGCGAACTTCTCCGTGACGGCGCTCGGGGGGCGGGAGGCGGCGCTGGACGCCGGCTGGGCCGCGGTGCTCGCGCACGGCGAGGGCACCTACCTCAGCTTCGACACCGGGCCGGCGACCGACGTCGTCGCCCGGGCCTTCCCGCCCGCCACGCTCGAGCGGCTGCGCGCGGTCAAGCGCGAGGTCGACCCCGGCAACCTGTTCCGCGACAACGCGTGGGTGATGGCGGGGGTCTGAGGGCCGGCCGGGCCATCGGGCAGCAACGAGGACGGGCACGGTCGGTCGCCGTCACCGGCGACCGACCGTGCCCGTCAGCAGCTCCTGCGGGACTCAGCCCTGGGTCAGCTGGTCCTCGTCGACGTCCGTGCTCGGCGAGGAGTTGCCGGCCGTGTCGGCCTCGCCGCGGCGCAGCGTCTCGCGCACGACGGTCTCGATGCGGGCGCCGAGGTCGGCGTCCACGCTGCTCCAGTAGGCGAACGCCTTCACCAGGGTCGGCTCGGAGACGCCCCCGAGCAGGTGCCCGGAGATGTTGCCCACGAGACGGTCGCGGGCGGCGTCGTCGAGCACCTCGCGCACGAGCGTGCCGGCCTGGCCGAAGTCGTCGTCGGCCTCACGCAGCGTGTACGCCTGACGGACGAACTCGGAGTCGGTCGTCCAGGTGTCCGTCTCGGTGACGGCGGACGGGTCGGCGTGCGGCCCGCCGTGGCTGTTCGGCGCGTAGACCGGACGGCCCTTCGGGTAGTTCTCGGTCCGCATGGCCCCCGCCTGGCTGTAGGAGTGGACCTCGACCTTCGGCGCGTTGACCGGGACCTGCGCGTAGTTCGCGCCGATGCGGTAGCGGTGCGCGTCGGCGTAGGAGAACACGCGACCGAGCAGCATCTTGTCGGGCGAGAGCCCGATGCCGGGGACGAGCGTGGACGGCGCGAACGCGGCCTGCTCGATCTCGGCGAAGAAGTCCTCGGGGTTGCGGTTGAGCTCCATGGTGCCGACCTCGATGAGGGGGTAGTCCTTCTGGGACCACACCTTCGTCAGGTCGAACGGGTTGAAGCGGTAGTCGCGCGCCTCGTCGTACGGCATGACCTGGACGTGCACGGTCCAGGTGGGGAAGTCGCCGCGCTCGATCGCCTCGGACAGGTCGCGGCGGTGGTAGTCGCCGTCGATCCCGGCCATCGCGTCGGCGTCGTCCTGGCTGAAGAACTCGATGCCCTGGTCGGTCTT
This window harbors:
- a CDS encoding LLM class flavin-dependent oxidoreductase, with product MPDYGHDLETGVFLTPSNASPHAPVQLAQVAEELGYDLATFQDHPYQPQFHDTWTLLTWVAASTSRIRLAGNVLNVPLRQPAVLARSAASLDLLSGGRVDLGLGAGGFWDAIEAMGSPRRTPGEGVTALSEAIEIIRGIWAADDRSPLRVAGQFHHVDGAKRGPRPAHPIPIVVGAYKPRMLRLVGRQADGWLPSLGYLGEDGLAPGNSTIDDAAREAGRDPREIRRLLNISGAFSTRTTGPLQGPPERWVEELLALAVEHGVGTFILATDDPATVATFAQEVVPDLRERVAVERRGRGTATGPVLSPRAAALRRDGIDYDGLPASLVGSAVEPGSFSYAQHRATYMRGGRPGLVLRPGTTAEVVEALAFAREQPVLEQVPLSIRSGGHGISGRSTNDGGIVLDVGRLDSIEVLDVERRLVRIGPGARWGAVAAALDSHGWAISSGDYGGVAVGGLATAGGVGFLGREHGLTIDAVRAAEVVLADGQVLRVTDTEHPEIFWALRGAGANVGVVTAVEIEAAEVGDVGWVQLAFDASDVTDFLTGFGAAIEASPRDVTLFLIMGAPQRDGRVIAQVYGVVDHSDPDTVIERLQPFAALAPLVGQQVQMARYAHVLAGASDAAHAAVGEPHSRSTLVEHLTPELARDVATLLRSGATHFFSVRSVGGAISDIAADATAYAGRSANFSVTALGGREAALDAGWAAVLAHGEGTYLSFDTGPATDVVARAFPPATLERLRAVKREVDPGNLFRDNAWVMAGV
- a CDS encoding catalase, with translation MTTSPTTPRTTNDFGAPVGSDQHSLTVGPNGPILLHDHYLIEKLAHFNRERVPERVVHAKGSGAFGTLRVTQDVSRFTKAALFQPGTETPMLARFSTVAGEQGSPDTWRDPRGFALKFYTSEGNYDLVGNNTPVFFIRDTIQFPDFIHSQKRRSDTGLRDNDMQWDFWTAVPASAHQVTWLMGDRGIPRTWRHMDGFGSHTFQWINAAGEKFWVKYHFKTDQGIEFFSQDDADAMAGIDGDYHRRDLSEAIERGDFPTWTVHVQVMPYDEARDYRFNPFDLTKVWSQKDYPLIEVGTMELNRNPEDFFAEIEQAAFAPSTLVPGIGLSPDKMLLGRVFSYADAHRYRIGANYAQVPVNAPKVEVHSYSQAGAMRTENYPKGRPVYAPNSHGGPHADPSAVTETDTWTTDSEFVRQAYTLREADDDFGQAGTLVREVLDDAARDRLVGNISGHLLGGVSEPTLVKAFAYWSSVDADLGARIETVVRETLRRGEADTAGNSSPSTDVDEDQLTQG